The Panicum virgatum strain AP13 chromosome 5K, P.virgatum_v5, whole genome shotgun sequence genome has a window encoding:
- the LOC120706117 gene encoding uncharacterized protein LOC120706117 gives MAMEDVAGASSSSMAAAAASDPSHGWQTVSYPKRNRKQQPPRAAAPDLALQANGKAGVFDAVEKRSQERHRALQQQLAARAAGLDDARVAAAAAGYSDDEDSDEAAAPRQEEGEPKKPKKPKVKKPKVTVAEAAALIDAENLAAHLIDISGSYENQQDIQLMRFADYFGRAFVTVSAAQFPWAKMFKESPVSKMVDIPLCHIPEPVIKTAGDWISQRSSDALGDFVLWCIDSIMSELSPPAAGTKGSKKVVQQSPRAQVAIFVVLAMTLRRKPEVLINIMPKIMGSNKYLGQEKLPIIVWVIAQASQGDLVTGMFCWAHSLFPTLCAKSSGNPLARDLVLQLLERILSVPKARSILLNGAVRKGERLVPPSSFDLFMRATFPVSSARVKATERFEAAYPTVKELALAGPPGSKTVKQASQQLLPLCAKAIQENNAELSREAVDVFIWCLTQSTESYKQWERIYPENIEASAAVLSKIAIDWKGVSPKLSVEALKSTVKNFKAKNEAALESATDAGKQASIKEADKHCKVILGKLTRGTTCLKSSLVVIALAVAAGFVLSPDMNIPSELEKLQAMVSSHLSF, from the exons ATGGCGATGGAAGACGTCGCgggggcctcctcctcctcgatggcggcggcggccgcctccgaCCCCTCGCACGGCTGGCAGACGGTGTCCTACCCCAAGCGCAACCGCAAGCAGcagccgccccgcgccgcggcgcccgaTCTGGCGCTGCAGGCCAACGGCAAGGCGGGCGTCTTCGACGCCGTCGAGAAGCGCTCGCAGGAGCGCCACCGCgcgctgcagcagcagctcgccgccAGGGCGGCCGGCCTCGACGACGCGCgggtcgccgcggccgccgccggctacTCCGACGACGAGGACTCGGACGAGGCCGCGGCCCCGCGCCAGGAGGAGGGGGAGCCgaagaagcccaagaagcccaaGGTGAAGAAGCCCAAGGTCACGGtggccgaggccgccgcgctgATCGACGCCGAGAACCTCGCCGCGCACCTCATCGACATCTCG GGATCGTACGAGAATCAGCAGGACATTCAACTGATGAGGTTTGCTGACTACTTTGGCCGAGCATTTGTAACTGTAAGCGCAGCCCAGTTTCCATGGGCAAAGATGTTCAAGGAATCCCCGGTGTCCAAGATGGTTGAC ATCCCATTGTGCCATATTCCTGAGCCAGTCATCAAGACGGCCGGTGATTGGATCAGTCAAAGATCATCTGATGCCCTGGGAGACTTTGTTTTGTGGTGTATAGATAGCATCATGTCTGAATTGTCACCGCCAGCAGCAGGAACTAAGGGTTCAAAGAAGGTTGTCCAACAGTCTCCAAGGGCTCAG GTTGCAATCTTTGTTGTTCTTGCCATGACTTTAAGAAGGAAGCCTGAGGTACTAATAAACATTATGCCAAAGATAATGGGAAGCAATAAATATCTTGGACAGGAAAAGCTTCCCATCATTGTCTGGGTCATTGCTCAG GCATCTCAAGGTGACCTAGTGACTGGTATGTTTTGCTGGGCTCATTCCCTATTTCCCACATTATGTGCGAAATCAAGTGGGAATCCTCTGGcaagagatttggttttgcAGTTGCTTGAAAG AATTTTGTCTGTCCCCAAAGCTCGATCAATCCTATTGAATGGAGCTGTTAGAAAGGGGGAGCGCCTGGTCCCCCCTTCTTCATTTGATTTATTCATGAGAGCCACATTTCCTGTTTCTAGTGCTCGGGTCAAG GCTACAGAAAGGTTTGAAGCAGCCTATCCAACAGTCAAGGAGTTggcccttgctggtcctcctggCTCTAAAACTGTGAAACAAGCATCACAACAACTTTTGCCTTTGTGTGCAAAGGCTATACAAGAAA ACAATGCAGAGCTCAGCAGGGAGGCTGTTGATGTATTTATCTGGTGCTTGACTCAGAGCACAGAGTCATACAAGCAGTGG GAAAGAATCTATCCTGAAAATATTGAAGCCAGTGCTGCTGTTCTGAGCAAAATTGCAATCGATTGGAAGGGCGTGTCTCCTAAACTCAGTGTTGAAGCTCTTAAGTCAACTGTGAAGAACTTTAAGGCTAAG AATGAGGCAGCGCTAGAGTCAGCAACAGATGCTGGAAAGCAGGCATCTATCAAAGAAGCAGACAAGCACTGCAAGGTGATCCTTGGAAAGCTGACCCGTGGTACCACCTGCCTGAAGAGCAGCCTGGTTGTGATCGCTCTCGCTGTCGCTGCTGGTTTCGTGCTATCTCCTGACATGAACATTCCGTCTGAGCTGGAGAAGCTCCAGGCGATGGTCTCGTCGCACCTGTCGTTCTAG
- the LOC120706120 gene encoding protein MAO HUZI 4, chloroplastic-like isoform X1: MAPCASASALALSSSTRVSLPLTLALRQRPEARAARALLRPSTAACSWQGPLPPELAVASPRAGARGTGRGPPPFRPRALMTSSQIASAAFTWGTVAVLPFYTLMVVTPNASITKRTVESSAPYVALGLLYAYLLYLSWTPDTLRAMFASKYWLPELLLREMRRFRLMNTAAAGYREDVRERDDCRLCLDPPPRRRPLRRKAGVPRRPQEQHRNQALGLAVPALLPGWDPVSCGD; encoded by the exons ATGGCGCCCTGCGCGTCCGCGTCCGCCCTCGCGCTCTCCTCCAGCACGCGG GTCAGCCTCCCGCTGACGCTGGCGCTGCGGCAGCGGCCGGAGGCGCGTGCCGcccgcgccctgctccgcccgTCGACCGCGGCCTGCTCGTGGCAGGGGCCCTtgccgcccgagctcgccgtggcGTCCCCTCGTGCCGGCGCCCGCGGCACCGGCAGGGGGCCGCCGCCGTTCCGGCCCCGCGCGT TGATGACGTCGTCTCAGATTGCCAGCGCCGCCTTCACCTGGGGCACCGTCGCCGTCCTCCCTTTCTACACCCTCATGGTCGTCACCCCCAACGCCAGCATC ACCAAGCGCACCGTGGAGAGCAGCGCCCCCTACGTCGCGCTCGGCCTCCTCTACGCCTACCTGCTCTACCTGTCGTGGACGCCCGACACCCTGCGCGCCATGTTCGCAAGCAAGTACTGGCTCCCTGAG CTGTTGCTTAGAGAAATGAGACGCTTTCGGCTTATGAATACTGCAGCTGCCGGGTATCGTGAGGATGTTCGCGAGCGAGATGACTGTCGCCTCTGCTTGGATCCACCTCCTCGCCGTCGACCTCTTCGCCGCAAG GCAGGTGTACCACGACGGCCTCAAGAACAACATCGAAACCAGGCACTCGGTCTCGCTGTGCCTGCTCTTCTGCCCGGTTGGGATCCTGTGTCATGTGGCGACTAA
- the LOC120706120 gene encoding protein MAO HUZI 4, chloroplastic-like isoform X2, which produces MAPCASASALALSSSTRVSLPLTLALRQRPEARAARALLRPSTAACSWQGPLPPELAVASPRAGARGTGRGPPPFRPRALMTSSQIASAAFTWGTVAVLPFYTLMVVTPNASITKRTVESSAPYVALGLLYAYLLYLSWTPDTLRAMFASKYWLPELPGIVRMFASEMTVASAWIHLLAVDLFAARQVYHDGLKNNIETRHSVSLCLLFCPVGILCHVATKVLAGAVGRSH; this is translated from the exons ATGGCGCCCTGCGCGTCCGCGTCCGCCCTCGCGCTCTCCTCCAGCACGCGG GTCAGCCTCCCGCTGACGCTGGCGCTGCGGCAGCGGCCGGAGGCGCGTGCCGcccgcgccctgctccgcccgTCGACCGCGGCCTGCTCGTGGCAGGGGCCCTtgccgcccgagctcgccgtggcGTCCCCTCGTGCCGGCGCCCGCGGCACCGGCAGGGGGCCGCCGCCGTTCCGGCCCCGCGCGT TGATGACGTCGTCTCAGATTGCCAGCGCCGCCTTCACCTGGGGCACCGTCGCCGTCCTCCCTTTCTACACCCTCATGGTCGTCACCCCCAACGCCAGCATC ACCAAGCGCACCGTGGAGAGCAGCGCCCCCTACGTCGCGCTCGGCCTCCTCTACGCCTACCTGCTCTACCTGTCGTGGACGCCCGACACCCTGCGCGCCATGTTCGCAAGCAAGTACTGGCTCCCTGAG CTGCCGGGTATCGTGAGGATGTTCGCGAGCGAGATGACTGTCGCCTCTGCTTGGATCCACCTCCTCGCCGTCGACCTCTTCGCCGCAAG GCAGGTGTACCACGACGGCCTCAAGAACAACATCGAAACCAGGCACTCGGTCTCGCTGTGCCTGCTCTTCTGCCCGGTTGGGATCCTGTGTCATGTGGCGACTAAGGTACTGGCGGGGGCAGTTGGCCGCTCACATTGA
- the LOC120706118 gene encoding endonuclease 2-like, with the protein MAPPPHHHQRTLLLFPLVFLLLLLLAPPRADAWGKEGHIMVCQIAEKYLSEKAAAAVQALLPESAGGELSAVCPWADQVRWHYHWSSPLHYVNTPQVCNFKYSRDCHNSRGEQGMCVVGAINNYTKQLYSYGQKTSYNLTESLMFLAHFVGDVHQPLHVGYEDDEGGNTIVVHWYRRKTNLHHVWDVSIIDTAIKDFYNKSMDTMVEALKMNLTGGWSDDITRWENCKNKWATCANDYAIESIHYSCNYAYKDVEQDITLGDDYFFTRYPVVEKRLAQAGIRLALILNRIFDGDKVDDIPLQVQ; encoded by the exons ATGGCGCCCCcgccccaccaccaccagcggaCGCTGCTCCTGTTCccgctcgtcttcctcctcctcctcctcctcgcgccgccccgcgccgaCGCGTGGGGCAAGGAGGGCCACATCATGGTCTGCCAGATCGCCGAG AAGTACCTgtcggagaaggcggcggcggcggtgcaggcgcTGCTGCCGGAGTCGGCGGGCGGGGAGCTCTCGGCGGTGTGCCCGTGGGCGGACCAGGTGCGCTGGCACTACCATTGGTCCAGCCCCCTCCACTACGTCAACACCCCGCAAGTCTGCAACTTCAAGTATTCTC GTGATTGCCACAATTCTCGTGGCGAGCAAGGGATGTGCGTCGTCGGGGCCATCAACAACTACACCAAACAGCTCTACAGCTACGGCCAGAAGACTTCGT ATAACCTGACAGAGAGCCTCATGTTCCTGGCGCACTTCGTCGGCGATGTGCACCAGCCTCTGCACGTCGGCTACGAGGACGATGAGGGCGGGAACACGATCGTCGTGCACTGGTACCGGAGGAAAACAAACCTCCACCAC GTGTGGGATGTCAGCATCATAGACACGGCAATCAAGGACTTCTACAACAAAAGCATGGATACCATGGTAGAGGCTCTCAAGATGAACCTTACC GGTGGATGGTCTGATGACATTACACGGTGGGAAAATTGCAAGAACAAATGGGCAACCTGCGCAAACGA CTATGCCATTGAGAGCATTCATTATTCCTGCAACTACGCCTACAAAGATGTGGAGCAAGACATTACTCTAGGAG ATGATTATTTCTTCACTCGATACCCGGTTGTGGAGAAGAGGCTAGCACAGGCCGGCATCAGATTAGCGTTAATACTTAACCGGATATTTGATGGGGATAAAGTAGATGATATACCATTACAAGTACAGTAA